A genomic region of Phycisphaerae bacterium contains the following coding sequences:
- a CDS encoding IS5/IS1182 family transposase, which translates to ISWLRQFRRLRIRYDRRADIHTAFLTLGCALICWRRLKNGYF; encoded by the coding sequence CGATCAGTTGGCTGCGCCAATTCCGACGCCTTCGAATTCGCTATGATCGTCGCGCTGACATCCATACGGCATTTCTCACACTGGGCTGCGCCTTGATCTGTTGGCGACGATTAAAGAATGGGTACTTTTAG